In Nitrospira sp., a single genomic region encodes these proteins:
- a CDS encoding DUF6496 domain-containing protein, whose translation MDMDKVAGGDQVNPYMTDRSLTTTLQRGDRHEPAMRPIPRQEAPFSNPSYEQGNAMARYGKGAQKTVKRAIHKRKKGSLKSGNGGNRATSGKQAIAIGPSEARRKGAKVPHP comes from the coding sequence ATGGATATGGACAAGGTGGCCGGCGGCGATCAAGTCAACCCCTATATGACCGACCGGAGCCTCACCACAACGCTCCAACGCGGCGATCGACACGAGCCGGCAATGAGGCCGATACCGCGGCAAGAAGCGCCCTTCAGCAACCCGAGTTACGAACAGGGTAATGCCATGGCACGATACGGTAAGGGCGCTCAGAAGACCGTGAAGCGCGCGATCCACAAGCGCAAGAAGGGCTCATTGAAAAGCGGAAACGGCGGCAACCGGGCCACCAGCGGAAAGCAGGCCATCGCCATCGGCCCGTCAGAAGCCAGACGGAAGGGCGCCAAGGTTCCTCACCCATAA
- a CDS encoding CbiX/SirB N-terminal domain-containing protein, whose amino-acid sequence MPPVKQGVVLVGHGGIPKDCPQELVTKLKRLEAQRRAAHLPPSPEEHELDERIRRWPRTNVTDPYQAGLESVAHQLQTRLKGVLFAVAYNEFCAPTLEEAVKDLVDRGAAQIIVATTMFTPGGSHSEIEIPEILDRLRREHPAVVLRYAWPFDLSAVAALLHGQVTRFVSSSGALDSSGGIRRSDSR is encoded by the coding sequence ATGCCGCCGGTAAAGCAAGGAGTGGTGCTCGTCGGACACGGAGGCATTCCGAAGGATTGTCCGCAGGAGTTGGTGACGAAACTGAAGCGACTGGAGGCACAACGACGCGCCGCTCATCTGCCACCGTCGCCGGAGGAGCACGAGTTGGACGAGAGGATCAGGCGCTGGCCCAGGACGAACGTCACCGATCCCTATCAGGCCGGCCTGGAGTCGGTGGCTCATCAGCTTCAAACACGGCTGAAAGGCGTGTTGTTTGCCGTTGCTTACAATGAGTTCTGTGCGCCGACCTTGGAGGAGGCCGTCAAGGACCTGGTCGACCGGGGCGCCGCGCAGATCATCGTCGCGACGACGATGTTTACGCCGGGCGGATCGCATTCGGAGATCGAGATCCCGGAAATTCTGGATCGGTTACGTCGGGAACATCCGGCGGTGGTCTTACGCTACGCATGGCCTTTCGACCTTTCGGCCGTCGCCGCCCTCTTGCACGGACAGGTCACGAGGTTCGTCTCAAGCAGCGGTGCACTCGATTCCTCGGGTGGTATTCGTCGTTCCGACTCGCGCTGA
- a CDS encoding DUF523 and DUF1722 domain-containing protein, producing MTAPVLRMGISRCLLGDKVRFDGGHKRDGFLTDVFGRYVEWVPVCPEVEAGLGTPREAMRLVGDRRRPRLVTIQSGIDHTRRLERMTARRVQELETLDLSGYVFKKDSPSCGMERVRVYNQQGMPSRQSVGIFARAFMRQFPLVPVEEEGRLSDPLLRVNFIERVFSYRRFQDLLVEGVTRKAVVRFHTIHTYLLLAHSAQGYQSLARLVGRCNRYRPKDLALRYGQLFMKALTFIATARKHVKVLQHIVGYFKAQLSVEAKDELLSVIEDYHKGLTPLIAPLTLVKHYVQLFDVDNIRDQVYLNPHPQELMLRNHAEVLACRR from the coding sequence ATGACGGCTCCAGTCCTTCGCATGGGCATCAGCCGGTGCCTTCTCGGCGACAAGGTTCGATTCGATGGAGGACACAAGCGCGACGGCTTTCTGACGGATGTGTTCGGCCGGTATGTCGAGTGGGTTCCCGTCTGTCCCGAGGTGGAGGCAGGGCTCGGCACACCGCGTGAGGCGATGCGGCTGGTGGGTGACCGCCGGCGTCCCCGGCTCGTGACGATCCAAAGCGGAATCGATCATACGCGCAGGTTGGAGAGGATGACGGCTCGCCGCGTTCAAGAACTGGAAACGTTGGATCTGTCCGGGTACGTGTTCAAAAAAGACTCTCCGAGCTGCGGCATGGAACGCGTTCGTGTCTATAATCAACAGGGGATGCCGAGCCGGCAGAGCGTCGGCATCTTCGCGCGCGCATTCATGAGGCAGTTTCCGTTGGTTCCCGTGGAGGAAGAAGGGAGGCTTTCCGATCCCCTCTTGCGGGTGAACTTCATTGAGCGCGTCTTCAGCTATCGCCGGTTCCAGGATCTGCTTGTCGAGGGGGTGACCAGGAAAGCCGTGGTCAGATTCCACACGATTCACACATATCTGTTGCTGGCTCACAGTGCCCAGGGTTACCAGTCGCTAGCTCGCTTGGTCGGGCGGTGCAACCGGTATCGTCCGAAGGATCTGGCCCTCCGGTACGGGCAGCTGTTCATGAAGGCCTTGACCTTCATAGCGACGGCTCGGAAGCATGTGAAGGTGCTGCAGCACATCGTGGGCTATTTCAAGGCGCAGCTGAGTGTCGAAGCGAAGGACGAATTGCTGAGCGTCATCGAGGACTATCACAAGGGGCTGACGCCTTTGATTGCCCCGCTGACGTTGGTCAAGCACTACGTGCAGTTATTCGATGTCGACAACATTCGTGACCAGGTGTATCTCAATCCCCATCCACAGGAGCTGATGCTCCGTAACCATGCAGAGGTGCTCGCATGCCGCCGGTAA
- a CDS encoding FAD-binding domain-containing protein produces MDIVIAGGTDFLGRSLCEALQRGPHVTVLTRRPAYAKGLFGSRMSAVEWDAMTPGFQQLLTSFPRVVEGSFRTAVPASREPDPERERLFCAWPEGRTGFPVVDGGMRQLNRTGWMPNRERMIVASFLVKDLQRVHPRAEEHACQVDTGSIS; encoded by the coding sequence GTGGACATCGTGATTGCCGGTGGAACGGACTTTCTGGGCAGGAGCCTTTGTGAAGCCCTGCAGCGCGGCCCCCATGTCACCGTGCTTACGAGACGCCCCGCCTACGCGAAAGGGCTGTTCGGATCACGTATGAGTGCGGTCGAGTGGGATGCGATGACGCCCGGTTTCCAGCAGCTGTTGACCTCGTTCCCGCGTGTCGTCGAAGGCTCGTTCCGAACGGCGGTGCCTGCGTCTCGGGAGCCGGACCCTGAACGGGAGCGGTTGTTTTGTGCTTGGCCTGAAGGCCGAACCGGGTTTCCCGTCGTGGACGGAGGGATGCGGCAACTGAACCGTACCGGCTGGATGCCTAACCGAGAACGCATGATCGTAGCGTCATTCTTGGTCAAGGATCTTCAGAGAGTACATCCGAGAGCTGAAGAACATGCTTGCCAGGTGGACACGGGCAGCATCTCATGA
- a CDS encoding PilZ domain-containing protein yields MIERRYQRYPVSLPCALLAHDGPHITRSVDLSSKGCRIQNTVRVVPNMVIDLLLFTGDDLPIAIQSANVRWCGTEGIGIEFQALASYHQQRLNLLINQLKKPH; encoded by the coding sequence ATGATCGAGCGCCGCTATCAACGGTACCCTGTCTCACTTCCGTGCGCCTTATTGGCGCATGATGGACCGCACATCACCCGATCCGTCGACCTTTCCAGCAAGGGCTGTCGAATTCAGAATACCGTTCGGGTTGTTCCCAATATGGTGATCGACCTCTTGCTCTTCACGGGAGACGACCTGCCCATTGCGATTCAGTCGGCGAACGTTCGGTGGTGCGGAACTGAGGGCATCGGCATCGAATTTCAGGCCCTCGCCTCCTACCATCAACAGCGCCTGAATCTCCTGATCAATCAACTGAAGAAGCCGCACTAG
- the rplI gene encoding 50S ribosomal protein L9 gives MKVILQETMDGVGHLGDLIDVKDGFARNFLLPRKKAVLANDRNIKSFEHAKRVAAERAKKEKLEIETHAKKLSTVTLTVEAQVGKDDKLFGSVTVKDIAEGLAEQGYQVDRRKIQLPHPIKELGSFTVPVKLPREVTAAVTVRVVKKQEAEAASA, from the coding sequence ATGAAGGTCATTCTACAGGAGACCATGGATGGGGTCGGCCATTTGGGCGATCTCATCGATGTCAAAGACGGTTTCGCCAGGAACTTCTTGCTCCCCCGCAAGAAGGCCGTCCTCGCCAACGATCGAAATATCAAGTCTTTCGAACATGCCAAGCGGGTTGCAGCCGAACGGGCTAAGAAGGAAAAGCTGGAAATCGAGACCCATGCCAAGAAGCTGTCTACGGTCACGCTGACGGTGGAAGCCCAGGTGGGCAAAGATGACAAGCTGTTCGGCTCCGTGACGGTCAAGGACATCGCCGAAGGGCTGGCGGAACAGGGCTATCAGGTCGACCGCCGGAAGATTCAGCTGCCTCATCCCATCAAGGAACTCGGCAGTTTCACCGTCCCTGTCAAGCTGCCGCGCGAGGTCACGGCGGCCGTGACGGTGCGGGTGGTCAAGAAACAGGAAGCCGAAGCGGCTTCCGCCTAA
- a CDS encoding serine hydroxymethyltransferase, whose product MKDAVGSLDALHATDPEVYAAIDAEEERQRHKLLLIASENFASPAVLAAQGSLMTNKYAEGYPGKRYYGGCQHVDTVEELAIQRCKQIFGAEHVNVQPHSGSQANMAAYLSVLKPGDTILGMDLAQGGHLTHGSKVNFSGSIFRAFSYGVDRQTETIDYDAVQKLAEECRPRMLVVGASAYARTLDFPRFAQIAKSVGAYLMVDIAHIAGLIAVGLHPSPVAHADFVTTTTHKTLRGPRGGVVMCKAEHAKAVDKFVFPGMQGGPLMHVIAAKAVAFKEALSPAFKRYQQQVITNAKVLAQCLLDRGYKIVSGSTDTHLMLVNLTNKNITGKEADAALDAAGIIVNKNAVPYDEKPPAIASGIRLGTPIVATRGMKEAEMRSIVELIDTVLQHRQDPAALETVRTRAKELCSRFPIFHAY is encoded by the coding sequence ATGAAGGATGCCGTCGGTTCGCTGGACGCCTTGCACGCCACCGATCCGGAAGTCTATGCCGCCATCGACGCGGAAGAGGAACGTCAGCGCCACAAATTGCTGCTGATCGCGTCGGAAAACTTCGCCAGTCCCGCCGTCCTCGCCGCTCAAGGCTCCCTTATGACCAACAAGTACGCGGAGGGCTACCCTGGCAAACGCTATTACGGCGGATGCCAGCACGTCGATACCGTGGAAGAGTTGGCCATCCAACGGTGCAAACAGATCTTTGGGGCCGAACACGTGAATGTCCAGCCCCACTCGGGCTCCCAGGCCAACATGGCGGCCTATCTCTCCGTGTTGAAGCCGGGCGACACGATCCTCGGTATGGACCTGGCCCAGGGTGGACACCTGACGCACGGCAGCAAGGTCAATTTCTCCGGGTCGATCTTCCGCGCTTTTTCCTATGGCGTGGACCGCCAGACCGAGACGATCGACTACGACGCCGTCCAGAAACTGGCAGAGGAATGCCGGCCCCGAATGCTCGTCGTCGGTGCCAGCGCCTATGCCCGCACCCTCGACTTTCCACGGTTCGCCCAGATCGCCAAGTCGGTCGGGGCCTATTTGATGGTAGACATCGCACACATTGCCGGATTGATCGCGGTCGGTCTCCATCCGAGTCCGGTCGCCCATGCCGATTTCGTGACCACGACCACCCACAAGACTCTGCGCGGGCCGCGCGGCGGGGTCGTCATGTGCAAGGCCGAGCACGCCAAGGCGGTCGACAAGTTCGTCTTCCCGGGCATGCAAGGCGGCCCCCTCATGCACGTCATCGCGGCCAAAGCCGTCGCCTTCAAGGAAGCGTTATCGCCGGCCTTCAAGCGGTATCAACAACAGGTGATCACCAACGCCAAAGTGTTGGCTCAATGCCTCCTGGACCGGGGATACAAGATCGTCTCCGGGAGCACCGACACGCACCTGATGCTCGTCAATCTCACCAACAAGAACATCACCGGCAAAGAAGCCGATGCCGCCCTGGACGCGGCCGGGATCATCGTCAACAAGAACGCGGTGCCGTACGATGAGAAGCCGCCGGCCATCGCCAGCGGAATCCGGCTGGGAACCCCGATCGTCGCCACCCGCGGGATGAAGGAAGCGGAGATGCGATCGATCGTCGAGCTGATCGACACCGTGCTCCAACACCGGCAGGATCCGGCGGCGCTCGAGACCGTTCGCACGAGAGCCAAGGAGCTCTGCAGCCGCTTTCCGATCTTCCACGCCTATTGA
- the nrdR gene encoding transcriptional regulator NrdR has product MKCPFCDEVEDKVVDSRMAKEGELIRRRRECLGCKRRFTTYERVDEILPVVVKKDGRREAFDRAKILSGLKKACEKRPISTVTIEAVADRIEKRIQEMGETEIESRIVGEELMKELHQLDQVAYVRFASVYREFKDIDQFMDELRTLAQQRRER; this is encoded by the coding sequence GTGAAATGCCCGTTCTGTGATGAAGTCGAAGACAAAGTGGTCGACTCGCGCATGGCCAAGGAAGGCGAACTGATCCGCCGCCGGCGTGAATGCCTGGGATGCAAGCGGCGGTTTACCACATACGAGCGCGTCGACGAGATCCTTCCCGTCGTGGTGAAAAAGGACGGGCGCCGCGAAGCCTTCGACCGGGCCAAAATTCTTTCGGGACTGAAGAAGGCCTGCGAGAAACGCCCGATCAGCACCGTGACGATCGAAGCGGTCGCCGACCGCATCGAAAAGCGAATACAGGAGATGGGAGAGACGGAGATCGAAAGCCGGATCGTCGGGGAAGAATTGATGAAGGAGTTGCACCAGTTGGACCAAGTGGCCTACGTCCGCTTCGCCTCCGTCTACCGGGAGTTCAAAGACATCGACCAGTTCATGGACGAATTGAGAACGTTGGCCCAACAACGCCGCGAGCGGTGA
- a CDS encoding histidine kinase, producing MPMAQAKSSHTRRKSGSMPGTTHVAIIGAGRGGTALMEIFANDPLVDIVAVAETNPTAPGLSLATRLKIPITRDYRLLLNLDRVDLIIDVSGSPEVRQMLQDFHRLGVTILGGASAKFMWELIEARIRATAEIEKTLNKYQSLYRLYVKETGAAVTEERTRIACEIHDGLVQSLAGVNFKLDLSQQLLRKDPKASLATLRESKQQLKLAIQEARQVIFNLRPLQYDKMELIPGLTNYLKSYQTQSRIKTEFTVSGDEQILFPRTKIFLFRIVQEALTNVAQHAKASRVSVRLEIDFDQLTVTIADNGIGFDMEHVLHNPEKWDHFGIRGIVERARLVGGEATIQSKKGRGTTIVVEVPLGKKEAPDDGEN from the coding sequence ATGCCCATGGCTCAAGCCAAGTCGTCTCACACACGACGCAAGTCGGGCTCGATGCCCGGGACCACGCATGTCGCCATCATCGGCGCGGGGCGCGGCGGCACCGCCCTCATGGAGATTTTCGCGAACGACCCTCTCGTGGACATCGTAGCCGTCGCTGAAACCAATCCGACCGCCCCCGGCCTGAGTCTCGCCACGCGGCTGAAGATCCCCATCACGCGCGATTACCGCCTGCTGCTCAATCTGGATCGTGTCGATCTGATCATCGACGTATCCGGCAGTCCCGAAGTCCGGCAAATGCTCCAGGACTTCCACCGCCTGGGCGTGACCATCCTGGGAGGCGCCAGCGCCAAATTCATGTGGGAGCTGATCGAAGCCCGCATCCGCGCCACGGCCGAGATCGAAAAGACGCTCAACAAGTACCAATCGCTCTACCGATTGTACGTGAAGGAAACCGGCGCCGCCGTAACCGAAGAGCGGACGAGGATCGCCTGCGAGATCCACGACGGCCTGGTCCAAAGCTTGGCCGGCGTGAATTTCAAGCTGGACCTGTCCCAACAGCTGCTCCGGAAGGACCCCAAGGCGAGCCTCGCGACCCTGCGCGAAAGCAAGCAGCAGCTCAAGCTCGCGATCCAGGAGGCACGGCAAGTCATCTTCAATTTGCGCCCTCTCCAGTACGACAAGATGGAGTTGATACCGGGCCTGACGAACTATCTGAAGTCCTACCAGACACAATCCCGCATCAAGACCGAGTTCACGGTGTCCGGCGACGAGCAAATCCTCTTTCCCCGCACGAAAATCTTCCTGTTCCGGATCGTGCAGGAGGCCCTGACCAACGTGGCCCAGCATGCGAAGGCCAGTCGCGTGTCCGTGCGCCTCGAGATCGACTTCGATCAGCTGACCGTCACCATTGCGGACAACGGCATCGGCTTCGATATGGAGCACGTCCTGCATAACCCCGAAAAGTGGGATCACTTCGGCATTCGCGGCATCGTGGAGCGGGCTCGGCTCGTCGGAGGAGAGGCCACCATTCAGTCGAAGAAGGGACGCGGGACGACGATCGTCGTGGAAGTACCGCTCGGCAAGAAGGAGGCCCCGGACGATGGAGAAAATTAA
- a CDS encoding response regulator transcription factor, translating to MEKIKVLIADDHRVVREGLAAILKTKDDIQVVGEAQDGMEAVEKTKTLLPDVILMDVSMPRMGGVEATRQVKREFPHIGIVALTMYEEQQYIFDLVRAGATGYLLKDSESSQIIAAIRAIYRGESLIHPSVASKILAEFSLMAQKKGKKPAWVEHDLTEREITVLRLVADGKTNKEIANSLDLSEKTVKNHVRNIFHKLQVYDRTQAAILAIRKGLIELDPRP from the coding sequence ATGGAGAAAATTAAGGTTTTGATCGCAGACGACCACCGCGTGGTGCGCGAAGGGCTCGCCGCCATTCTCAAGACCAAGGACGACATCCAGGTCGTCGGCGAAGCGCAGGACGGCATGGAAGCCGTCGAAAAAACCAAGACGCTCCTGCCCGACGTCATCCTCATGGACGTCAGTATGCCCCGCATGGGAGGCGTGGAGGCGACCCGCCAGGTCAAGCGTGAGTTCCCTCACATCGGCATCGTGGCCCTTACGATGTACGAGGAACAGCAGTACATCTTCGATCTCGTCCGAGCCGGCGCCACCGGATATCTCTTGAAGGATTCCGAGTCGTCTCAGATCATTGCCGCCATCCGCGCCATCTACCGGGGAGAATCGCTGATCCATCCCTCGGTCGCCAGCAAGATCCTGGCGGAGTTTTCCCTGATGGCGCAGAAGAAGGGGAAGAAGCCGGCCTGGGTGGAACACGACTTGACCGAACGGGAAATCACCGTCCTGCGCCTCGTGGCGGACGGCAAGACCAACAAGGAAATCGCCAACAGCCTGGATCTCAGCGAGAAAACCGTCAAGAACCACGTGCGCAACATCTTCCATAAGCTGCAGGTCTACGACCGCACGCAAGCCGCCATTCTCGCCATTCGGAAAGGATTGATCGAGTTGGATCCGCGGCCCTGA
- a CDS encoding prohibitin family protein, producing the protein MSATVHPIPAFSLILCMLFAGGGCAGTSVQPGERGLFWRPFTDGLSPEPLRDGFYWRAVWNSVYVYDVRWQSYTENVDALSSDDLLVQLKTAIIMRPIPQEVYFLAHEIGADFYPRVVKPELLAAVRSVVSGYAMVHVPEKSAEIGSKVQAVVMEKLKGRHLEIASVALADIELAKVVLDAVERKQAKEQEKEQKEFELVIAEKDAEIARRRARGEGDAIRIRSEGEAEGLRIRATGQAKAQETITKTLTPEYLRYKLYDSPNAKLVLLPDKLNVPILVNPGPDQPHSPYQAEIPSR; encoded by the coding sequence ATGTCGGCCACTGTACATCCCATTCCAGCGTTCAGTCTGATCCTCTGTATGTTGTTCGCCGGCGGAGGATGCGCGGGGACGAGTGTTCAACCCGGCGAGCGCGGGCTCTTCTGGCGGCCCTTTACGGATGGGCTATCGCCAGAACCGTTGCGTGACGGCTTCTACTGGCGGGCGGTGTGGAACTCCGTCTATGTCTACGATGTCCGCTGGCAGAGTTACACGGAAAACGTCGATGCGCTCAGTTCCGACGACCTTCTGGTGCAACTCAAGACCGCGATCATCATGCGGCCGATCCCGCAGGAAGTGTATTTTCTGGCGCACGAAATCGGGGCGGACTTCTATCCACGGGTCGTCAAGCCCGAACTGCTCGCGGCAGTGCGGAGCGTGGTGTCAGGCTATGCGATGGTTCATGTGCCGGAAAAGAGCGCGGAGATCGGAAGCAAGGTTCAGGCGGTGGTGATGGAGAAACTGAAGGGGCGCCACCTGGAAATTGCCAGCGTGGCGTTGGCGGACATTGAATTGGCCAAGGTCGTCCTGGACGCCGTCGAGCGCAAACAGGCAAAAGAGCAGGAGAAGGAGCAGAAGGAATTCGAGCTTGTGATCGCGGAAAAAGACGCGGAAATCGCACGACGGCGGGCGAGGGGAGAGGGCGACGCCATTCGAATCCGGTCGGAGGGAGAGGCCGAAGGTCTTCGTATTCGTGCAACGGGCCAGGCAAAGGCTCAGGAAACGATCACGAAGACCCTGACGCCGGAGTACCTCCGGTACAAGTTGTACGACAGTCCCAATGCCAAGCTGGTGCTGTTGCCGGACAAATTGAACGTGCCGATTCTGGTGAATCCCGGACCGGATCAGCCCCACTCTCCCTATCAGGCGGAGATTCCTTCTCGGTGA
- a CDS encoding response regulator, whose translation MDGYGKRVLIVGDNEDSRQVLSHLFAQTDYNIHLATDGLHALNEMTKRHFDAVILDYCMPSMEGGEFLLSSQATWPETPVIMLSGDAGDLEHDMIELGAFAWVRKPYETDLLLSLLLSAVRQPQAATRPQLAAHMSE comes from the coding sequence ATGGATGGTTACGGCAAGCGAGTTCTCATCGTGGGTGACAATGAAGACAGCAGACAGGTGCTCTCCCACCTCTTTGCACAGACCGACTATAACATTCATCTCGCCACAGACGGGCTCCACGCCTTGAATGAAATGACTAAGCGACATTTTGATGCCGTCATTTTGGACTATTGCATGCCGAGCATGGAGGGAGGGGAGTTCCTGCTCTCGAGCCAGGCGACCTGGCCCGAGACACCGGTCATCATGCTGTCCGGTGACGCCGGCGACCTCGAACACGACATGATCGAGTTGGGAGCGTTCGCGTGGGTCCGTAAACCCTACGAGACGGATCTGCTCCTGAGCCTGCTGTTGTCGGCAGTCCGGCAACCACAGGCAGCCACGCGTCCGCAACTGGCCGCTCACATGTCCGAATAG
- a CDS encoding trypsin-like peptidase domain-containing protein — protein sequence MTRWAIVLFWCCTLFVTPWSAAAKLAGDHDEEHLIHVYDHLAPSTIFLSVIYESVHPLSQPSTTGVGAGFLIDDEGTVLTNAHVVDGADSITATLFDGTRVKADTLALDPVTDVAILSIAASGKKLVPVKLGDSDRLRIGQHTSVVGSPFGLGFTLTTGIISGLGPPSRRLGTGPSRLIQTTAPINPGNSGGPLVDSRGRVIGITTAALMGAQNIGFAIPINVAKQVWSELKEKGKLERPWLGVTGQFITEELRTLVALPLREGLLVEDVEEGSPAALAGIRLGTIHMVLDGMTWVLGGDIILALEGQSIRSPEALVDVVKSLHVGQTVEVDLLRDGERLHASIVLAERPAGALRSPSRTGLPATGTAARQPTALPLHRLTGF from the coding sequence ATGACACGATGGGCGATCGTGCTGTTCTGGTGCTGTACATTGTTCGTCACACCATGGTCGGCGGCCGCCAAGCTGGCCGGCGATCACGATGAAGAGCATCTCATCCATGTGTACGACCATCTGGCGCCATCGACGATTTTTCTGTCGGTGATCTACGAATCCGTCCATCCGCTATCGCAACCGTCGACGACCGGGGTCGGTGCCGGCTTTCTGATCGATGACGAGGGTACGGTTCTGACGAACGCGCACGTCGTGGACGGAGCCGACTCGATCACCGCCACGTTGTTCGACGGAACAAGGGTCAAGGCCGACACGCTCGCCCTGGATCCGGTGACAGATGTCGCCATCCTATCGATTGCCGCTTCAGGAAAAAAGCTTGTTCCCGTCAAGCTCGGCGATTCAGACCGTCTCCGCATCGGACAGCACACGTCGGTCGTCGGAAGTCCATTTGGCTTGGGATTCACCTTGACAACCGGCATCATCAGCGGGCTGGGTCCCCCCAGCAGACGACTCGGGACCGGTCCCTCCCGTCTCATTCAAACGACGGCGCCGATCAATCCAGGAAACAGCGGCGGGCCCTTGGTGGACTCCCGCGGACGAGTCATCGGGATCACGACGGCGGCATTGATGGGGGCGCAGAACATCGGATTCGCCATTCCCATCAACGTCGCCAAACAGGTTTGGAGTGAATTGAAAGAGAAAGGAAAGCTCGAACGGCCATGGCTCGGCGTCACGGGACAATTCATTACCGAGGAGCTTCGGACATTGGTCGCGCTCCCTCTCCGCGAGGGCCTATTGGTCGAGGACGTCGAGGAAGGCAGTCCCGCGGCGCTGGCCGGCATCAGGTTGGGAACCATTCACATGGTGCTCGATGGGATGACCTGGGTCTTGGGCGGAGACATTATCCTCGCCCTGGAAGGGCAATCCATCCGCTCCCCGGAGGCCTTGGTGGACGTTGTGAAGAGTTTGCACGTCGGTCAAACGGTTGAGGTTGACTTGCTGCGGGACGGCGAGCGGCTCCACGCCTCCATCGTGCTGGCAGAACGTCCCGCCGGCGCACTGCGATCGCCCAGCCGCACAGGCTTGCCCGCCACCGGGACCGCAGCTCGTCAGCCGACCGCGCTTCCCCTCCATCGGTTGACGGGCTTCTGA